One genomic window of Gemmatimonadota bacterium includes the following:
- a CDS encoding leucyl aminopeptidase, translated as MALTVTHRSADPATLDTPLLIVPVAKGAASPALDALDTSVGGVIGRCRAAGDFTGAKDEVAVLYPSAGKVARVILVGVGDVEKVTAASLRRAAMVAGKRARVLGAPSAVLLFIAAMAPAVDAGKAGQSLAEGLPFGAWHYPDLKRPPETPKPKFESAEIITAVADAAFAAGVARGTAIAEGQTFTRYLQMLPGNTCTPAFLGEQAEALGKRHGFSVTVMDGKAIQKEGMHALWAVAKGSALDPRFIILEYKGSDDAPVVLVGKGVTFDTGGISIKPAPAMEEMKYDMSGAAAVLGTFEALGRLKPKAHVIGLIPSAENMPSSTAYKPGDVVSSHFGKSIEVQNTDAEGRLLLADALSWARRYNPAAVVDCATLTGAIVIGLGHTASGVMGTDAALVAEVIAAGERAGERGWELPLWDEYREHIKSDIADMRNTGGRPAGSITAGWFLREFVEGYPWVHIDIAGTAYTEGEPATQVRGPTGVMVRLFSELVLARS; from the coding sequence ATGGCGCTCACCGTTACGCATCGCTCGGCCGACCCGGCCACTCTCGACACACCCCTCCTGATCGTCCCGGTCGCGAAGGGGGCCGCATCACCCGCCCTCGATGCCCTCGACACTTCGGTGGGAGGCGTCATCGGTCGTTGCCGCGCGGCCGGTGACTTCACCGGCGCCAAGGATGAGGTCGCCGTCCTCTACCCGTCGGCCGGCAAGGTCGCGCGGGTCATCCTGGTGGGAGTCGGCGACGTCGAGAAGGTGACTGCGGCGTCGCTCCGCCGCGCCGCCATGGTGGCTGGGAAGCGGGCGCGCGTCCTTGGCGCGCCGTCGGCTGTCTTGCTCTTCATTGCGGCGATGGCTCCGGCGGTCGACGCGGGGAAGGCGGGGCAGTCGCTCGCCGAGGGACTGCCCTTCGGGGCGTGGCACTACCCCGACCTGAAGCGCCCTCCCGAGACCCCAAAGCCGAAGTTCGAGTCGGCCGAGATCATCACCGCCGTAGCCGATGCCGCGTTCGCCGCCGGCGTGGCACGCGGCACCGCGATCGCCGAGGGGCAGACGTTCACGCGCTACCTGCAGATGCTCCCCGGCAATACTTGCACGCCGGCGTTCCTCGGCGAGCAGGCCGAGGCGTTGGGCAAGCGGCATGGCTTCTCCGTGACGGTCATGGACGGCAAGGCGATTCAAAAGGAAGGGATGCACGCGCTCTGGGCGGTCGCGAAGGGGAGTGCGCTCGACCCGCGCTTCATCATCCTCGAGTACAAGGGGAGCGACGACGCGCCGGTGGTGCTGGTGGGGAAGGGTGTGACGTTCGACACCGGTGGCATCTCGATCAAGCCTGCGCCGGCGATGGAAGAGATGAAGTACGACATGTCCGGCGCGGCCGCGGTCCTCGGGACGTTCGAGGCGCTGGGCCGCCTCAAGCCGAAGGCACACGTGATCGGCCTGATTCCCTCGGCCGAGAACATGCCGTCGAGCACCGCGTACAAGCCGGGTGATGTCGTCAGCTCGCACTTCGGGAAGAGCATCGAGGTCCAGAACACCGACGCCGAAGGACGGCTGTTGCTCGCCGATGCCCTCTCCTGGGCGCGACGTTACAACCCCGCGGCCGTGGTCGATTGCGCCACGCTGACCGGCGCGATCGTGATCGGGTTGGGGCACACGGCGAGCGGCGTGATGGGGACCGACGCGGCCTTGGTCGCGGAGGTGATCGCCGCGGGCGAGCGCGCCGGCGAACGCGGATGGGAGCTGCCGCTCTGGGACGAGTATCGCGAGCACATCAAGTCGGATATTGCCGACATGCGGAACACCGGCGGCCGTCCGGCGGGCAGCATCACGGCGGGATGGTTCCTTCGCGAGTTCGTCGAGGGGTATCCCTGGGTGCACATCGACATCGCCGGCACCGCCTACACCGAGGGCGAGCCGGCGACGCAGGTGCGCGGTCCGACCGGTGTGATGGTGCGGCTCTTCTCCGAGCTCGTGCTGGCCCGGAGCTGA
- a CDS encoding TonB-dependent receptor plug domain-containing protein, with the protein MSVLRTVCLVGALVIGGAVASHAQVIAPPPPPLSDSARVADSLKKVAADTISTADRVLKAQGQERVLLRTLDPVGTTGLLTPHSRILITRDSIDWATAQTVSELLSRVPGVYLWREGWLARSEMPTYLGRGATSVEYSVDGVPYLPVGPDSLAADPSLWALALLDRVEIERGAGQLRVALFTRRHDRAAPRTRIGLTSGDRSVARYLGSFERRYPSGIGLGLAAEYLSVNPPNGGSGGANSTNAWIQLGYIPSPRIGMQFQLQVQDAVRDTLLAGDAPAGTVLSPGLTGTRSDAQLRLSYQRSTDGLGSRADIILGRTAWSGEGIRHDVGRVGAVLARRQPTWSSQLTVWHQTEWTPLDARLALGWAPSRRLSGSVELVSQQHDGDRSSSWGTARIGFRAPLGVTLSGVIRDGHRVQAPADASELAQRFTDVEATASIDTRRLSVEVGGARLDGWRPMAYRNFPTIASLAPLETTDWVTARARFAANGWLTFESVYEHPIRGDQPDGTPPHHGLTTATIRSRFLRNFPSGIFEMKLQGMIESWSPGVIGRTAQGDPIALPGRTFVRGWLQFKIGPFIAYYDRVNFRAVRAGTVPGYPIPSLASSFGIRWDFLN; encoded by the coding sequence GTGTCGGTGCTCCGGACGGTATGCCTCGTCGGCGCCCTCGTCATCGGGGGCGCCGTCGCGTCACACGCCCAGGTCATCGCCCCGCCGCCACCGCCGCTCTCCGACTCGGCGCGCGTCGCCGATTCCCTCAAGAAAGTGGCCGCCGACACCATCTCGACCGCCGACCGCGTGCTCAAGGCGCAGGGGCAGGAGCGCGTGCTGCTGCGTACGCTCGATCCGGTCGGTACCACCGGACTCCTCACGCCGCACAGTCGCATCCTGATCACTCGCGACTCGATCGACTGGGCCACCGCGCAGACGGTCAGCGAGTTGCTCTCGCGCGTTCCGGGTGTCTACCTCTGGCGCGAAGGGTGGCTCGCCCGCAGCGAGATGCCAACGTACCTGGGGCGCGGGGCCACGTCGGTCGAGTATTCGGTCGACGGTGTGCCCTATCTGCCGGTCGGACCGGATTCGCTCGCCGCCGATCCGTCGCTCTGGGCGCTCGCGCTGCTCGATCGCGTCGAGATCGAGCGCGGGGCGGGGCAGCTGCGCGTTGCCCTGTTCACGCGACGCCACGACCGCGCGGCGCCGCGCACGCGAATCGGACTTACCTCCGGCGATCGATCGGTGGCTCGCTATCTCGGCTCCTTCGAGCGCCGCTATCCGAGTGGCATCGGATTGGGGCTCGCCGCGGAATACCTCTCGGTGAATCCACCGAATGGCGGCAGTGGCGGCGCCAACAGCACCAACGCCTGGATCCAGTTGGGCTACATCCCGTCGCCGCGCATCGGGATGCAGTTCCAATTGCAGGTGCAGGACGCCGTGCGCGACACCCTCCTCGCCGGTGATGCACCAGCGGGCACGGTCCTGAGTCCAGGGCTCACCGGGACGCGGAGTGACGCGCAGCTCCGACTCTCCTACCAGCGCTCCACCGATGGCCTCGGATCACGCGCGGACATCATCCTGGGCCGCACGGCGTGGAGCGGCGAGGGGATTCGGCATGACGTTGGCCGCGTCGGGGCAGTCCTGGCGCGCCGGCAACCGACCTGGTCGAGTCAACTCACCGTCTGGCATCAGACCGAGTGGACGCCGCTCGACGCACGACTCGCGCTCGGCTGGGCGCCATCGCGGCGCCTGAGTGGCTCCGTCGAGTTGGTGAGTCAGCAGCACGACGGCGACCGCAGCAGCAGTTGGGGTACCGCGCGCATCGGCTTCCGCGCACCGCTCGGCGTGACGCTCAGCGGCGTGATCCGCGATGGTCACCGGGTGCAGGCGCCTGCCGATGCATCGGAATTGGCGCAACGCTTTACCGATGTCGAAGCGACGGCCTCGATCGACACGCGGCGGCTCAGCGTCGAGGTGGGTGGCGCGCGTCTCGATGGGTGGCGGCCCATGGCGTATCGCAATTTCCCCACGATCGCCTCGCTCGCGCCCCTCGAGACCACGGACTGGGTGACGGCGCGGGCTCGGTTCGCCGCCAACGGCTGGCTGACCTTCGAGAGCGTGTACGAGCATCCGATTCGGGGCGACCAGCCCGATGGCACGCCGCCCCACCACGGCCTCACCACCGCGACGATCCGCTCGCGCTTTCTTCGCAACTTCCCCAGCGGGATCTTCGAGATGAAGCTCCAGGGGATGATCGAAAGCTGGAGCCCGGGCGTCATCGGCCGGACGGCGCAGGGCGACCCGATCGCCCTCCCAGGCCGGACCTTCGTCCGCGGCTGGCTGCAGTTCAAGATCGGGCCGTTCATCGCCTACTACGACCGGGTGAATTTCAGGGCGGTCCGGGCTGGTACCGTCCCGGGGTATCCGATCCCCTCGCTGGCCTCCTCCTTCGGGATCCGCTGGGACTTCCTGAACTGA
- the gmk gene encoding guanylate kinase, translated as MERPCPGGRRGVGRVPSLQGPRRGGPDSRDRPARGLDSRRRRSGRDAGAGAGGARTGPAPGQRDAAARWCRDGCPARGAGDRGARGPVGHHRGTGAPPRPPRCDRCRAGRRTGGREATRLHRAGARARGEHDRLEGQRCRHRPRGRGDEGRAREDSRAVGEPRVTPLVVVLSSPSGGGKSSIAKRLLAEREDSGYSVSATTREPRPGEVDGEAYYFLSADEFERRVQAGDFLEHAEYNGHRYGTLFDEVRRVTHTGRHVLLDIEVVGARLVRERFPDAVLVFVVPPSGAVLAERLRGRGTEAEQVVAGRLQKALDELAAAVAYDYVVVNDALDEAVRIVHAILDAEARRTSRQRDVAVLLDRLRAEVAAELARSTAHR; from the coding sequence ATGGAGCGGCCTTGCCCCGGTGGTCGCCGCGGCGTCGGCCGAGTGCCGAGCCTCCAGGGCCCGCGAAGGGGCGGTCCTGACAGCCGAGATCGCCCAGCGCGTGGCCTCGATTCGCGCCGCCGCCGATCGGGTCGCGACGCAGGCGCCGGAGCGGGTGGTGCGCGAACGGGACCGGCTCCGGGCCAGCGTGACGCAGCTGCTCGATGGTGTCGCGATGGATGCCCAGCGCGTGGCGCAGGAGATCGCGGTGCTCGCGGACCGGTTGGACATCACCGAGGAACTGGTGCGCCTCCGCGCCCACCTCGATGCGACCGATGCCGCGCTGGCCGAAGGACTGGCGGTCGGGAAGCGACTCGGCTTCATCGCGCAGGAGCTCGGGCGCGAGGTGAACACGATCGGCTCGAAGGCCAACGATGCCGTCATCGCCCACGAGGTCGTGGGGATGAAGGGCGAGCTCGAGAAGATTCGCGAGCAGTTGGAGAACCTCGAGTGACGCCGCTGGTGGTGGTGCTGTCGTCGCCCTCGGGCGGCGGGAAGTCCTCGATCGCCAAGCGGTTGCTCGCCGAACGCGAAGACAGCGGCTATTCGGTCTCCGCCACCACGCGGGAGCCGCGGCCCGGTGAGGTGGATGGCGAGGCCTACTACTTCCTCTCGGCGGATGAGTTCGAGCGGCGGGTGCAGGCCGGCGACTTCCTCGAGCATGCCGAGTACAACGGGCATCGCTACGGGACGCTGTTCGACGAGGTCCGGCGGGTGACCCACACGGGACGCCATGTCCTCCTCGACATCGAGGTGGTGGGTGCCCGGTTGGTCCGGGAGCGCTTTCCCGATGCGGTGCTGGTGTTCGTCGTGCCGCCGAGCGGTGCGGTGCTCGCCGAACGGTTGCGGGGTCGCGGGACGGAGGCCGAGCAGGTGGTGGCGGGGCGCCTGCAGAAGGCGCTGGATGAGTTGGCCGCCGCCGTGGCCTACGATTACGTCGTGGTAAACGACGCGTTGGACGAGGCCGTGCGCATTGTGCACGCGATCCTCGATGCAGAAGCTCGGCGCACCAGCCGGCAGCGGGACGTCGCCGTCCTGCTTGATCGGCTCCGTGCCGAGGTCGCGGCAGAGCTCGCGCGCTCGACCGCTCATCGTTGA
- the coaBC gene encoding bifunctional phosphopantothenoylcysteine decarboxylase/phosphopantothenate--cysteine ligase CoaBC, which translates to MWRGRRVVLGVTGGIAAYKSVLLARDLTTRGALVDVILTRGATEFIGVPTFEAVTRRPVRTSLWERDGALDHVTLGESADLILVAPATAHLLARAALGMADDLLTATLLAAKAPVLIAPAMNDEMYADEATTANLALLRERGWRQVGPVVGALAEGPSDRPGRMAEPSEIVAHAERVLAGPGPLLGLKVVVTAGPTREGIDPVRVITNRSSGKMGYRIAEAAWRRGAEVTLITGPSSEAIPVGVTVRRVETTHELKDAVAREMPSSDVLVMAAAPADYRPVHTRDTKLPRSEGGFTLAFESTEDILVATMPQRHAGLTVVGFALETGAAIERGRMKLTRKQLDMIVINDALEAGAGFDVDTNAVTILDCQGGDQRISLRSKADVAEAILDAIEQYRG; encoded by the coding sequence ATGTGGCGGGGCCGTCGAGTCGTCCTCGGAGTCACCGGGGGAATCGCGGCCTACAAGTCCGTCCTGCTGGCGCGTGACCTGACGACACGGGGCGCGCTGGTGGATGTGATCCTGACCCGGGGCGCCACCGAATTCATCGGTGTCCCGACATTCGAAGCCGTGACTCGACGCCCCGTGCGCACCTCCCTCTGGGAGCGCGACGGGGCGCTCGATCATGTGACACTCGGCGAATCGGCCGACCTGATCCTCGTCGCCCCGGCAACGGCGCATCTCCTGGCGCGCGCCGCACTCGGCATGGCCGACGATCTCCTCACCGCCACACTTCTCGCGGCCAAGGCGCCAGTGCTCATTGCGCCGGCGATGAACGACGAGATGTACGCCGACGAGGCCACCACCGCGAACCTCGCGCTGCTGCGCGAACGCGGCTGGCGTCAGGTCGGGCCGGTGGTGGGCGCACTCGCTGAGGGGCCGTCCGATCGGCCGGGGCGGATGGCCGAGCCGAGCGAGATCGTCGCACACGCGGAGCGCGTGTTGGCCGGCCCCGGTCCGTTGCTCGGGCTCAAGGTCGTGGTAACGGCCGGCCCGACCCGCGAGGGAATTGATCCGGTCCGCGTGATCACCAATCGCTCCAGCGGCAAGATGGGCTATCGGATTGCCGAGGCCGCGTGGCGGCGTGGCGCCGAGGTGACGCTGATCACCGGGCCGTCATCGGAGGCAATTCCCGTCGGCGTGACCGTGCGGCGGGTCGAGACCACGCACGAACTGAAGGATGCCGTCGCGCGCGAGATGCCGAGCAGCGACGTCCTGGTGATGGCCGCGGCGCCGGCGGACTACCGCCCGGTGCACACACGGGACACCAAGCTGCCGCGCTCCGAGGGCGGCTTCACGCTGGCCTTTGAATCGACCGAAGACATCCTGGTCGCGACGATGCCGCAGCGGCACGCGGGGCTCACCGTGGTCGGCTTCGCGCTGGAGACTGGTGCCGCCATCGAGCGCGGCCGCATGAAGCTCACCCGCAAGCAGCTCGACATGATCGTCATCAATGACGCACTCGAGGCGGGCGCGGGGTTCGACGTCGACACCAACGCCGTGACGATCCTCGACTGCCAGGGTGGCGACCAGCGGATCTCGCTGCGCAGCAAGGCGGATGTGGCCGAGGCGATCCTCGACGCCATCGAGCAGTACCGTGGCTGA
- a CDS encoding uracil-DNA glycosylase, with protein MADPVRRWLELQRDLGGDEVIVDSPADLIAAMSAKPPKAARTTPVAPTTTQAAPETPLKAKPKASPPPSPRASATVEPKSAPVFGGVVRPFGDPEAVWRKAAPEIPGPGMAVVPPAASVAKGAVWTSLEQVASVVAECRACPLCQGRTHTVPGEGNPAARLMCVGEGPGENEDLTGRPFVGKAGELLDKILANIEVPREQVYIANVVKCRPPRNRAPLPDEREACSAYLHRQIALVRPKVLLALGSTAAEALLGVKKPLGDLRLRVHAWDGIPLIVTYHPAALLRNPNWKRPAWDDVRIARQLLELDA; from the coding sequence GTGGCTGATCCGGTCCGGCGCTGGCTCGAGCTCCAGCGCGACCTCGGCGGCGACGAGGTGATCGTCGACAGCCCTGCCGATCTCATCGCGGCGATGAGCGCCAAACCGCCCAAGGCCGCCCGCACCACTCCCGTTGCTCCGACCACCACGCAGGCCGCCCCCGAGACTCCGCTGAAGGCCAAACCGAAAGCCTCCCCCCCACCGTCGCCGCGTGCGAGCGCCACCGTCGAGCCGAAGTCGGCACCGGTCTTCGGGGGTGTGGTCAGGCCCTTTGGCGACCCCGAAGCCGTCTGGCGGAAGGCGGCGCCCGAGATTCCTGGGCCGGGGATGGCTGTGGTGCCGCCAGCCGCCAGCGTGGCCAAGGGCGCGGTGTGGACCTCGCTCGAGCAGGTGGCCTCGGTGGTCGCCGAATGTCGTGCCTGCCCGCTGTGCCAGGGGCGGACGCACACCGTGCCAGGGGAGGGGAATCCGGCGGCCCGGCTGATGTGTGTCGGCGAGGGTCCGGGGGAAAACGAGGACCTCACGGGGCGACCGTTCGTGGGCAAGGCGGGCGAGCTACTCGACAAGATCCTCGCCAACATCGAGGTTCCTCGGGAACAGGTCTACATTGCCAATGTCGTGAAGTGCCGCCCCCCGCGGAACCGGGCGCCGCTCCCCGACGAGCGCGAGGCCTGCAGCGCGTACCTGCATCGCCAGATCGCGCTGGTTCGGCCCAAGGTCCTCCTCGCGCTCGGCAGTACCGCCGCCGAGGCGTTGCTTGGGGTCAAGAAGCCGCTGGGTGATCTCCGTCTCCGGGTCCATGCCTGGGACGGCATACCACTCATCGTCACCTATCACCCGGCTGCGCTGCTGCGTAACCCCAACTGGAAGCGACCCGCCTGGGATGATGTCCGAATCGCCCGACAGCTCCTCGAACTCGACGCCTGA
- the dnaB gene encoding replicative DNA helicase, translating to MSESPDSSSNSTPDPFQGRTVPWSQEAEQAVLGAMLIDSEASLRGAELLDDLQFHKEGHRRLFRALRSLVEQRMVIDYVTVRDELQRRGDLEQAGGVSYLDELVNAVPTAANLEFHARILREKAIQRRLIEAATQIVSEAYEGKTTAAELLDKAEGKIFVIGQQRRDDGFTRIKEMLWPSMERIEQLQRSGSSITGVPSGFADLDEMTTGFQNSELIIVAARPSMGKTAFCLNLATHAAIEGHGVAVFSLEMSKDSLVQRMLCAEARVDSQAVRRGMLRDTDFTRLARAAGILQNCPIWIDDTPALTLLEMRSKARRLKADNDLKLVIVDYLQLMRSPEYADNRVQEISDISRSLKQLARELEVPVIALSQLSRASEQRGGDRMPLLSDLRDSGAIEQDADIVLFIHRPEMYRDLREKAEQAGDSLDGKAEVIMAKHRNGPTGSIDLFFHKQFTRFDSRTEREQ from the coding sequence ATGTCCGAATCGCCCGACAGCTCCTCGAACTCGACGCCTGATCCGTTCCAGGGACGCACCGTCCCCTGGAGTCAGGAGGCCGAACAGGCCGTGCTCGGCGCCATGCTGATCGACAGCGAGGCGTCGCTGCGGGGCGCTGAGCTGCTCGACGACCTCCAGTTCCACAAGGAAGGCCACCGCCGACTCTTCCGGGCACTGCGTTCGCTGGTCGAGCAGCGGATGGTGATCGACTACGTCACCGTGCGGGACGAGCTCCAGCGCCGCGGCGACCTGGAACAGGCCGGTGGCGTCTCCTATCTCGACGAGCTGGTCAACGCCGTGCCAACGGCCGCCAACCTCGAGTTCCACGCCAGGATCCTCCGTGAGAAGGCGATCCAGCGCCGCCTGATCGAGGCGGCGACGCAGATCGTCTCCGAGGCGTACGAAGGGAAGACCACCGCCGCGGAGCTGCTGGACAAGGCCGAAGGGAAGATCTTCGTGATCGGGCAGCAGCGTCGCGACGACGGCTTCACCCGGATCAAGGAGATGCTCTGGCCGTCGATGGAGCGCATTGAACAGCTCCAGCGAAGCGGTAGTTCGATTACCGGGGTCCCCAGTGGCTTCGCCGATCTTGACGAGATGACCACCGGCTTCCAGAACTCCGAACTCATCATCGTGGCGGCGCGTCCCTCGATGGGGAAGACCGCGTTCTGCTTGAACCTCGCGACCCACGCGGCGATCGAGGGGCACGGCGTCGCCGTCTTCTCGCTGGAAATGTCGAAGGACTCGCTGGTCCAGCGTATGCTCTGCGCCGAGGCCCGCGTCGACTCGCAAGCGGTGCGTCGTGGCATGTTGCGCGACACCGACTTCACGCGCCTGGCCCGCGCCGCCGGCATCCTGCAGAACTGCCCGATCTGGATCGACGACACACCAGCCCTGACGCTGCTGGAGATGCGCTCCAAGGCGCGCCGCCTCAAGGCGGACAACGACCTCAAGCTGGTCATCGTCGACTACCTGCAGCTGATGCGCAGCCCCGAATACGCCGACAACCGCGTGCAGGAAATCTCCGACATCTCGCGCTCGCTCAAGCAGCTGGCGCGCGAACTCGAAGTGCCGGTCATCGCGCTGTCGCAGCTCTCGCGCGCCTCGGAGCAACGCGGCGGTGACCGGATGCCGTTGCTCTCCGACCTGCGCGACTCCGGCGCGATCGAGCAGGACGCCGATATCGTCCTCTTCATCCACCGGCCCGAGATGTATCGCGACCTGCGCGAGAAGGCGGAGCAGGCGGGCGATTCGCTCGACGGCAAGGCCGAAGTGATCATGGCGAAGCACCGGAACGGTCCGACCGGCTCGATCGATCTCTTCTTCCACAAGCAGTTCACGCGCTTCGACAGCCGCACCGAACGGGAGCAGTGA
- the radA gene encoding DNA repair protein RadA, with amino-acid sequence MAKARAVWRCVECGHDHPKWVGRCEACGAWNSVGEEAISKAPAPRGGGAVATYAPVVRLRDVTEARLERWGTGLPELDFVLGGGIVPGSMTLIGGEPGIGKSTLLMQAAARLEASGRTVLYASGEESAEQLRLRADRLGEASGDVQVLGETRLEGVLQAAREIDAAVLILDSIQTVYTDALESAPGNVGQVRECAGLLMRFAKESGVAVIVVGHVTKGGAIAGPKTLEHIVDTVLYFEGESTLDYRLLRATKNRFGSVDELGVFSMTSQGLVAVQNPSAVFLAARAEGTAGSAVTALMEGTRPVLVEVQALAAPSGYGTPQRVATGLDPKRLAVILAILERRGNASFATLDVFVQVTAGVRLTEPGADLAVAAALLSSMRDRPTPANALYLGELGLGGEIRPIGGLDRRLAEAARLGFTQAFGSSRATASVPGIKHRGLDHVDQLVRTIGT; translated from the coding sequence ATGGCGAAGGCCCGCGCGGTCTGGCGGTGCGTCGAATGCGGCCACGACCACCCGAAGTGGGTCGGTCGCTGCGAGGCGTGCGGGGCGTGGAACAGCGTCGGCGAGGAAGCCATCAGCAAGGCGCCCGCGCCACGCGGCGGCGGGGCCGTGGCCACGTACGCCCCGGTGGTCCGCCTGCGCGACGTGACCGAGGCGCGCCTCGAACGCTGGGGCACCGGACTACCCGAACTCGACTTCGTCCTCGGCGGCGGCATCGTCCCCGGCTCGATGACGCTGATCGGTGGCGAACCCGGCATCGGCAAGTCGACGCTGCTGATGCAGGCCGCCGCGCGCCTCGAAGCGAGCGGCCGCACCGTCCTGTACGCCAGCGGCGAGGAATCAGCCGAACAGCTCCGCCTCCGTGCCGACCGCCTCGGCGAGGCGAGCGGTGACGTGCAGGTCCTCGGCGAGACGCGCCTCGAGGGTGTCCTCCAGGCCGCGCGCGAGATCGATGCGGCGGTGCTCATCCTCGACTCGATCCAGACCGTCTACACCGATGCCCTCGAGAGCGCCCCCGGCAACGTCGGGCAGGTGCGCGAATGCGCCGGGCTGCTGATGCGCTTCGCGAAGGAGAGCGGTGTCGCCGTGATCGTCGTCGGCCACGTCACGAAGGGTGGCGCGATCGCCGGCCCCAAGACGCTGGAGCACATCGTCGACACCGTGCTCTACTTCGAGGGCGAGTCGACGCTCGACTACCGCCTGCTGCGCGCCACCAAGAATCGCTTCGGCTCGGTCGATGAACTTGGCGTCTTCTCGATGACCTCGCAGGGACTCGTCGCGGTGCAGAACCCGTCGGCCGTCTTCCTGGCGGCGCGCGCCGAGGGGACCGCCGGCAGTGCCGTGACGGCATTGATGGAAGGGACCCGGCCGGTGCTCGTCGAAGTGCAGGCGCTCGCCGCGCCGTCGGGCTACGGCACGCCGCAGCGGGTGGCCACCGGTCTCGACCCGAAGCGTCTCGCGGTGATCCTCGCGATCCTCGAGCGGCGCGGCAACGCCTCCTTCGCGACGCTCGATGTCTTCGTGCAGGTGACCGCCGGCGTGCGGCTCACCGAGCCCGGCGCCGACCTCGCCGTTGCCGCGGCGCTGCTCTCGTCTATGCGCGACCGCCCCACCCCGGCCAACGCCCTCTACCTCGGCGAACTTGGCCTCGGTGGCGAGATCCGTCCGATCGGCGGACTCGATCGCCGGCTCGCGGAGGCCGCGCGCCTCGGCTTCACGCAGGCGTTCGGCTCGTCACGCGCCACCGCGTCGGTCCCCGGGATCAAGCACCGCGGCCTCGATCATGTCGATCAATTGGTGCGCACCATTGGGACGTGA
- the ispD gene encoding 2-C-methyl-D-erythritol 4-phosphate cytidylyltransferase, translating to MGRDVGVIVVAAGRGARMGGEVPKQYLTLAGHPVLLHALRPFVSHPEVATVVVVLPPADAEAPPPWLAGLVGDALMIVAGGADRAASVRNGLAAVPAECTVVLVHDGARPFPPRAAIDGGIQAARAGHAALPALPVSDTLKRADDFGRVLGTVPREGLWRAQTPQAFPRAMLERAHAAEMAGDIVATDDAMLAELLGAVVEILPGTARNLKITTRDDLALAEWYAAESG from the coding sequence TTGGGACGTGACGTCGGCGTGATCGTCGTCGCCGCCGGTCGCGGCGCGCGGATGGGCGGCGAGGTGCCGAAGCAGTACCTCACGCTCGCCGGCCACCCCGTCTTGCTGCATGCCCTCCGGCCGTTCGTCAGTCATCCCGAGGTCGCGACGGTGGTGGTCGTGCTGCCGCCTGCGGACGCCGAGGCTCCGCCTCCCTGGCTTGCGGGCCTCGTCGGGGATGCACTCATGATTGTCGCGGGCGGAGCGGACCGCGCCGCGTCGGTGCGGAATGGGCTGGCCGCCGTTCCCGCGGAGTGCACTGTCGTGCTCGTCCACGATGGCGCGCGACCCTTTCCACCACGCGCCGCCATCGACGGCGGCATTCAGGCGGCCCGCGCCGGACACGCGGCGTTGCCGGCGCTGCCTGTATCGGACACGCTCAAGCGCGCCGATGACTTCGGGCGGGTGCTGGGGACCGTGCCGCGCGAAGGATTGTGGCGTGCACAGACCCCGCAGGCGTTTCCGCGCGCGATGCTGGAGCGCGCGCACGCCGCCGAGATGGCGGGCGACATCGTGGCAACGGATGACGCGATGCTCGCCGAACTGCTGGGCGCCGTGGTCGAGATTCTTCCGGGGACGGCTCGCAATCTCAAGATCACCACGCGCGATGATCTGGCCCTGGCCGAATGGTACGCCGCGGAGTCCGGATGA
- a CDS encoding L-threonylcarbamoyladenylate synthase — translation MIPFRTPEDVARAIPAVQAHLAADRLLAYPTETVYGLGCAPTDAALDRLATLKGRPARKPFLLLVSGLEMLNQCGLVLTPSAKAMAQEFWPGPLTLVLSGGEGRLPDRLRGGGGGIAVRWTSHDGIARLIEACGRPLTSTSANLPGGPTAPGPGAIASLFPDAMATHELMVLDGGVLGNVPPSTLVDCTTAVPALVRAGAIPIAELRRRVGRLAP, via the coding sequence ATGATTCCGTTCCGCACGCCGGAGGATGTCGCCCGCGCGATCCCCGCGGTCCAGGCGCACCTCGCCGCCGATCGCCTGCTCGCCTACCCGACCGAGACCGTCTACGGTCTGGGCTGCGCGCCGACCGATGCGGCACTCGACCGACTCGCCACCCTCAAGGGCCGGCCGGCACGGAAACCGTTTCTCCTCCTCGTGAGCGGTCTCGAGATGCTCAATCAGTGCGGCCTTGTCCTGACACCGAGCGCGAAGGCGATGGCGCAGGAGTTCTGGCCGGGACCACTGACGCTCGTCCTCAGCGGTGGCGAGGGAAGACTCCCGGACCGACTGCGCGGCGGTGGTGGTGGGATTGCGGTACGCTGGACGTCGCACGACGGCATTGCCCGACTGATCGAGGCGTGCGGCCGCCCGCTGACGTCCACCTCGGCCAACCTGCCCGGTGGACCGACGGCACCGGGCCCCGGTGCGATCGCTTCACTCTTCCCCGATGCGATGGCGACCCATGAGTTGATGGTGCTCGACGGCGGCGTCCTCGGTAACGTGCCGCCGTCGACGCTGGTCGACTGCACCACCGCCGTGCCGGCGCTGGTGCGTGCCGGGGCGATTCCGATCGCCGAGTTGCGGCGACGGGTGGGGCGGTTGGCCCCATGA